One part of the Bacillus sp. FJAT-27916 genome encodes these proteins:
- a CDS encoding DUF294 nucleotidyltransferase-like domain-containing protein — MSAVTNHYLDIRSYRDQRIGELPLTSAVLNERHDDIILRTIHKSMELHSSIYGPPPSPFCFFLMGSAGRKEQGVWSDQDHGIIYDSSSDETKLYFVSLGEEISAGLAVTGYKLCDGKVMASNPFWCRSRKEWMEQAEEWTNDQSWESIRHLLTFLDGRCLIGEDAYLMDVKSAAYHFIHHKRLISRMMENTMHVKKAVNMLGQFLVETHGAYSGLLNIKETGLFPYINAGRILAISENLMETSTAMRLKTLPSSILSEGRKKSISEQFIRLQDYRIQFGNHKDYESGHYLFIDRLTKAERKELKELIKDGQLLNEYVRKFAERKEYDGDE, encoded by the coding sequence ATGTCCGCTGTTACCAATCATTATTTAGATATACGCAGCTACCGGGATCAACGAATAGGGGAGCTTCCCCTCACTTCTGCTGTATTAAATGAACGCCATGACGATATCATACTGCGTACGATTCATAAATCAATGGAGCTTCATTCCTCTATCTATGGTCCCCCTCCCTCACCCTTTTGCTTCTTTTTGATGGGGAGTGCGGGTCGGAAGGAACAAGGTGTTTGGAGCGACCAAGACCACGGCATCATTTATGATAGCTCTTCCGATGAGACAAAGCTGTACTTCGTTTCTCTGGGTGAGGAAATTTCAGCTGGACTGGCGGTAACCGGCTATAAGCTATGTGACGGCAAGGTCATGGCAAGCAATCCTTTTTGGTGCCGCTCGAGGAAAGAATGGATGGAACAGGCGGAAGAATGGACAAATGATCAATCATGGGAATCTATTCGTCATCTTTTAACCTTTCTCGATGGGCGGTGCCTCATTGGGGAAGATGCCTACCTTATGGATGTCAAATCAGCCGCATACCACTTTATTCATCATAAAAGGTTAATCAGCCGGATGATGGAAAACACGATGCATGTCAAAAAAGCCGTCAATATGCTCGGCCAATTCCTTGTCGAGACACATGGGGCCTATTCCGGTCTTTTAAATATTAAGGAAACAGGGTTATTCCCTTATATTAATGCTGGACGCATTCTGGCCATATCAGAAAATCTTATGGAAACCTCCACTGCAATGCGTCTAAAGACACTCCCCTCCTCCATCCTATCTGAGGGAAGAAAGAAGTCTATCAGCGAGCAATTTATCAGACTGCAGGATTACCGTATTCAATTTGGGAATCACAAAGATTATGAATCTGGCCATTATCTATTTATTGACCGCTTAACGAAGGCAGAAAGGAAAGAATTAAAGGAACTCATTAAGGATGGACAACTGTTGAATGAATATGTACGCAAATTTGCAGAAAGGAAGGAGTACGATGGGGATGAATGA
- a CDS encoding exonuclease domain-containing protein, with protein MNDFIQFFRGMGGKISSNVLAGMQGQPSAQSISFLRQLEKEVRQKDDLSCPLKDLEVVVFDIETTGFHPDKGDQILSIGAVKMKGAAFCEEDTFYSLIKNDGILSTEIRALTNITDEQLQDAPEAHEVLMQFFQFISSRILIAHHSKHEMAFMRKITWNLMKKRFQHRMIDTSFLTNLLTPGPQTIRTLDQLCEECGIEIKNRHHALGDALMTGSIWAYYLQKAIDEGYKNLGDVYSELAKKRG; from the coding sequence ATGAATGATTTTATTCAATTCTTCCGAGGGATGGGCGGAAAGATCAGCTCAAATGTCTTGGCCGGCATGCAAGGACAGCCATCCGCACAAAGCATCTCCTTCCTTCGGCAGCTTGAAAAGGAGGTTCGTCAAAAGGATGATCTATCCTGTCCTCTAAAGGATTTAGAAGTCGTCGTCTTTGATATCGAAACAACCGGGTTTCATCCGGATAAAGGAGATCAAATCCTATCCATCGGTGCTGTAAAAATGAAAGGCGCAGCTTTTTGCGAGGAGGACACCTTTTATTCCTTAATCAAGAATGATGGCATCCTTTCCACTGAAATCCGTGCTTTAACCAATATTACCGATGAGCAGCTGCAGGATGCTCCTGAAGCTCACGAGGTTTTAATGCAATTCTTTCAATTTATTTCATCGAGGATTTTGATTGCCCACCATTCCAAGCATGAAATGGCGTTTATGCGAAAGATCACTTGGAATCTCATGAAAAAAAGGTTTCAGCATCGAATGATTGACACCTCCTTTCTGACCAATCTGTTGACCCCAGGACCGCAAACAATACGTACATTGGATCAACTATGCGAGGAATGCGGGATTGAGATAAAGAACCGGCATCATGCCCTTGGAGATGCCCTCATGACAGGGTCTATATGGGCTTATTATTTGCAGAAGGCTATCGATGAGGGATATAAAAATCTAGGTGATGTGTACAGCGAGCTTGCCAAGAAAAGAGGATGA
- a CDS encoding NRAMP family divalent metal transporter, with translation MEKKESRLSILLGAAFLMATSAIGPGFLTQTTVFTETLLASMGFVILVSIIIDLGAQVNIWRIIAVSKKRAQDIANELLPGLGYFLAAMIVLGGLAFNIGNIAGAGLGLHVIVGVDPRLGAVLSGFVAVGIFFIKEAGKAMDRFAQIMGFVMIFLTLYVMFTASPPVGEAAARTFMPEEIDLLAIVTLVGGTVGGYITFAGGHRLIDAGVSGKEHVSEVTKGAVSEIGLASIMRIFLFLSVLGVVSQGLVLDAENPAASVFHHAAGDIGYKIFGIIMWAAAVTSVIGAAYTSVSFIKTFSSTVSRNQNWVTISFIVISTGVFALIGQPVKVLVLAGALNGLILPIALGVMLIASYQKRIVGDYQQPIWMTFLGGIVVAAMSVMGIYTLIKELPRLFV, from the coding sequence ATGGAAAAGAAGGAATCACGCTTAAGTATCTTGCTTGGAGCAGCTTTCTTAATGGCCACGTCTGCGATTGGACCAGGCTTTCTTACACAAACAACCGTGTTCACGGAAACCTTGCTAGCAAGCATGGGATTTGTCATCCTTGTTTCTATTATCATTGACCTTGGGGCTCAGGTGAATATATGGCGGATTATTGCCGTATCCAAGAAGCGGGCGCAGGACATAGCGAATGAATTGCTTCCTGGATTAGGTTATTTCCTTGCAGCCATGATTGTTTTGGGCGGCTTGGCATTTAATATCGGCAATATAGCTGGTGCAGGACTTGGTTTACATGTCATCGTTGGTGTTGACCCCCGTTTAGGGGCCGTGTTAAGCGGTTTCGTTGCAGTGGGCATCTTTTTCATTAAGGAAGCGGGCAAAGCAATGGACCGCTTTGCGCAAATCATGGGGTTTGTCATGATTTTCTTAACGCTATATGTGATGTTTACTGCCTCTCCTCCTGTCGGTGAAGCAGCTGCGAGGACCTTCATGCCGGAGGAAATCGATTTATTGGCGATCGTTACCCTTGTGGGCGGAACAGTTGGCGGGTATATCACATTCGCTGGCGGACACCGCTTGATTGATGCAGGGGTGTCGGGAAAGGAACATGTATCAGAAGTGACAAAAGGAGCGGTCAGTGAGATTGGACTCGCCTCTATTATGCGAATCTTTCTATTTCTTTCCGTACTGGGGGTCGTCTCACAAGGATTGGTGTTAGACGCGGAAAATCCCGCCGCTTCCGTCTTCCATCATGCTGCAGGAGATATTGGCTACAAGATATTCGGGATTATTATGTGGGCGGCAGCTGTGACAAGTGTCATAGGAGCGGCCTATACATCTGTTTCCTTCATTAAGACATTCAGCAGCACTGTATCGCGGAATCAGAATTGGGTTACAATCAGCTTCATTGTCATTTCAACAGGTGTATTCGCTTTAATTGGACAGCCTGTAAAAGTATTAGTCCTTGCCGGGGCACTGAATGGGTTAATTCTGCCGATTGCTCTTGGGGTTATGCTGATTGCCAGCTATCAAAAAAGGATTGTTGGTGATTATCAGCAGCCGATATGGATGACTTTTTTAGGTGGTATAGTTGTGGCGGCTATGTCGGTCATGGGCATTTATACCTTAATAAAGGAGCTTCCTAGATTATTTGTTTAG
- a CDS encoding MerR family transcriptional regulator, whose amino-acid sequence MTSYKEKKVISIGIVSELTGLSLRKIRYYEERGLLAPGRTEKGVRKYSFADVETLMKIAEKREEGVQTSEIKKKLLTENNRKKIRDEMIKGQINAQFQMRK is encoded by the coding sequence ATGACATCCTATAAAGAGAAAAAAGTGATTTCGATTGGAATCGTCAGTGAACTTACTGGACTTTCTCTTCGAAAAATCAGATATTACGAAGAGCGCGGGCTGCTTGCTCCCGGACGGACGGAAAAGGGAGTCAGGAAGTATTCTTTTGCTGATGTGGAAACATTAATGAAGATCGCCGAGAAGAGAGAAGAAGGCGTACAAACTTCTGAGATTAAGAAAAAGCTCTTAACAGAAAACAACCGCAAAAAAATCCGCGACGAGATGATCAAAGGTCAGATCAACGCTCAGTTTCAAATGCGAAAATAG
- a CDS encoding MerR family transcriptional regulator, whose translation MTQESSYKDKKVITIGVVRELTGLTERQIRYYEERKLIFPDRTSGGSRKYSFTDIELLMEIAEKIEDGVQTFEIRKEMVRKKKKEDEATLRKKMLQGQINAQFGIRKI comes from the coding sequence ATGACACAGGAGTCTTCCTACAAGGACAAAAAGGTCATAACCATTGGTGTAGTCAGAGAACTGACCGGATTGACAGAAAGGCAGATCCGATATTATGAAGAACGGAAATTGATTTTTCCTGATCGGACGTCTGGGGGAAGCAGAAAATACTCGTTCACCGATATTGAGCTGCTCATGGAGATTGCTGAGAAAATCGAAGACGGAGTTCAGACATTTGAAATCAGGAAGGAAATGGTACGTAAGAAGAAGAAAGAAGATGAAGCAACACTCCGCAAGAAAATGCTTCAAGGTCAAATTAACGCCCAGTTCGGGATTCGAAAAATATAA
- a CDS encoding ring-cleaving dioxygenase — translation MFKTMGIHHISAIVGNVQENLDFYGSVLGMRLVKKTVNFDDPGTYHLYFGNDQGSPGTVMTFFPWNKGFKGRIGTGQVSVTSFAIPKGAMPFWEERFQRYHVKSRKHARFGETYLAFRDPHGLQLELVERAEGEQSIWHFNGVGPDTGIKGFAGAILLSSSPSHTMGLLRNGLGFEVVGKEGHYVRYRSEAEYGNTVDVDVSEHERGRMGTGTVHHIAWRAMDNEDQLKARESIISKGFAVTPIKDRKYFKAVYFREHGDILFEIATDSPGFLIDEDIQHLGESLMLPEEYDPRRLEIEGNLMEIRLREMN, via the coding sequence ATGTTTAAAACAATGGGTATCCATCATATTTCTGCTATCGTAGGAAACGTTCAAGAAAATCTTGATTTTTACGGTAGTGTTCTTGGTATGCGGCTAGTGAAAAAAACGGTTAACTTCGATGACCCAGGTACGTATCATCTTTATTTTGGCAATGATCAAGGATCACCAGGGACGGTTATGACCTTCTTTCCTTGGAACAAAGGATTTAAGGGCCGCATTGGCACAGGACAGGTCAGCGTGACAAGCTTTGCGATTCCTAAAGGGGCCATGCCATTCTGGGAGGAGAGATTTCAACGATATCATGTCAAATCCAGGAAGCATGCACGTTTTGGAGAGACTTATCTAGCCTTTCGGGATCCACACGGTCTTCAATTGGAATTGGTCGAGCGCGCAGAAGGGGAGCAGTCTATTTGGCATTTCAATGGCGTGGGGCCAGATACAGGAATAAAGGGCTTTGCAGGTGCCATTCTTTTATCAAGTTCTCCAAGTCATACGATGGGGCTGCTTAGGAACGGATTGGGCTTTGAGGTTGTCGGCAAGGAAGGGCATTATGTCCGCTACCGCAGTGAAGCAGAGTATGGAAATACGGTTGATGTGGATGTGTCAGAGCATGAGCGCGGGAGGATGGGAACAGGAACCGTTCATCATATTGCCTGGAGAGCAATGGATAATGAGGACCAATTAAAGGCTCGTGAATCCATTATCAGCAAAGGCTTTGCGGTGACTCCCATCAAGGATCGGAAATATTTCAAGGCTGTTTATTTCCGTGAGCATGGGGACATTCTTTTCGAGATTGCAACCGATTCGCCAGGATTCCTGATTGATGAAGATATACAGCATCTTGGAGAGTCATTGATGCTTCCAGAGGAATATGACCCCAGAAGATTAGAGATTGAAGGCAACTTAATGGAGATTCGCTTAAGAGAAATGAATTGA
- a CDS encoding ammonium transporter has protein sequence MEETLYLMNSLWIMISAILVILMIGGFILLETGSTRMKNAGHIAGKTILTFGISSIVFWAVGYGLIFGDGGGLSKFIGLSDFFYSGAEAEGAAYNGSVFFVFQTAFAGIAMTIAFGGFAERAKMGVYLVFAVLFAVLVYPPIAHWIWGGGWLAEHGKQDFAGSTVVHLTGAMAALAATILLKPRIGKFNKDGSANNLYGHNQVYTALSVLLLWVGWFGFNAGSTVAVDAGFFGFVALNTNLAAAAGTVAAMMISWIVLGKADVSMMLNGALAGLVAITASCAFVDTWGALVIGFVAGILVFYSIRFFEARKIDDPIYALSVHGAAGIWGTLSTGFFATTELASVGKPGLFYGGGFEQLGVQALGVAVCGAFAFIVSYILLYIMKSVMGGLRVTEEEEIMGLDISEHGVYGYPEQLKSDTVITPSEKSTSIV, from the coding sequence ATGGAAGAAACTTTATATTTAATGAACAGCCTCTGGATTATGATTTCTGCAATTTTAGTTATTTTGATGATTGGAGGCTTTATCCTGCTGGAGACAGGCTCCACTCGAATGAAGAATGCCGGGCATATCGCCGGCAAGACCATTCTGACATTCGGTATCTCCTCCATTGTCTTCTGGGCAGTTGGATACGGATTAATCTTTGGGGATGGCGGCGGACTAAGCAAGTTTATCGGTCTATCTGACTTCTTCTATTCCGGTGCGGAGGCTGAAGGTGCCGCCTATAATGGATCTGTATTCTTTGTATTCCAAACAGCGTTTGCTGGAATTGCCATGACAATCGCTTTCGGCGGATTCGCTGAAAGAGCGAAGATGGGCGTTTACCTCGTATTCGCCGTTTTATTCGCCGTATTGGTTTACCCGCCAATCGCTCATTGGATTTGGGGCGGCGGCTGGCTCGCTGAACACGGTAAACAAGATTTCGCCGGTTCAACTGTCGTTCACTTAACTGGCGCTATGGCAGCCCTTGCTGCAACCATTCTACTGAAACCACGGATTGGCAAATTCAATAAAGACGGCTCTGCCAATAATCTATATGGTCATAACCAAGTGTATACGGCACTTAGTGTATTGCTTTTATGGGTTGGCTGGTTTGGCTTCAATGCCGGCAGCACAGTCGCAGTCGATGCCGGATTCTTCGGATTTGTCGCATTGAACACGAACCTTGCCGCTGCAGCTGGAACGGTTGCCGCGATGATGATATCCTGGATTGTTCTTGGAAAGGCTGATGTATCCATGATGCTTAATGGTGCCTTAGCTGGTCTCGTTGCTATCACGGCTTCGTGTGCATTCGTTGATACATGGGGTGCTCTTGTCATCGGATTTGTCGCTGGTATTCTCGTATTCTACAGCATTCGTTTCTTTGAAGCCCGTAAGATTGATGATCCGATTTATGCCCTTTCCGTTCACGGAGCAGCCGGAATCTGGGGTACCTTATCCACTGGTTTCTTCGCTACAACTGAACTAGCTTCTGTCGGAAAGCCGGGATTGTTCTACGGCGGCGGTTTCGAACAATTAGGCGTTCAAGCATTAGGTGTAGCTGTTTGCGGCGCTTTCGCCTTCATCGTCTCCTACATTCTGTTATACATCATGAAATCTGTCATGGGAGGCCTTCGTGTGACAGAAGAAGAAGAAATCATGGGTCTTGATATAAGCGAACACGGGGTTTATGGATACCCGGAACAGCTTAAATCAGACACCGTCATCACACCATCTGAGAAATCAACCTCTATTGTCTAG
- the wrbA gene encoding NAD(P)H:quinone oxidoreductase: MPIKLAIIYYSVGGTNYQLAKWAEEAGIEAGAEVKVMKVPELAPQSVIEANQEWKAFIESTKEVPEVALDDLEWADAIIFSVPTRFGNMPSQMKQFLDTTGGLWFNGKLVNKVVSAMSSAQNPHGGQEATILSLYTTMYHWGAIVATPGYADPSTFKAGGNPYGTSVTVGQDGKMIEDVREAVKYQAKRTITVAEWVKKGNE; this comes from the coding sequence ATGCCTATCAAATTGGCCATTATCTATTACAGCGTGGGCGGAACGAATTATCAGCTTGCCAAATGGGCAGAGGAAGCCGGAATAGAGGCTGGTGCTGAGGTGAAAGTCATGAAGGTGCCTGAGCTTGCTCCGCAGTCGGTCATTGAGGCAAATCAGGAGTGGAAAGCCTTTATCGAATCGACAAAAGAAGTGCCTGAGGTTGCTCTTGATGATTTGGAATGGGCCGATGCCATCATCTTCAGTGTACCGACCCGGTTTGGCAATATGCCATCCCAGATGAAGCAATTCCTTGATACGACAGGAGGGCTTTGGTTTAATGGAAAACTGGTCAATAAGGTGGTCAGTGCCATGTCATCTGCTCAAAACCCTCATGGCGGTCAGGAGGCGACCATCCTATCCTTGTACACTACGATGTATCATTGGGGTGCGATCGTAGCAACACCGGGATATGCCGATCCTTCTACCTTCAAAGCAGGAGGAAATCCGTATGGTACAAGCGTAACGGTCGGACAGGATGGAAAAATGATTGAGGATGTTCGAGAGGCTGTGAAATATCAAGCCAAACGTACCATCACTGTTGCTGAATGGGTGAAAAAAGGAAATGAATAA
- the galU gene encoding UTP--glucose-1-phosphate uridylyltransferase GalU: MRRVRKAIIPAAGLGTRFLPATKAMPKEMLPIVDKPTIQYIVEEAICSGIEDIIIVTGKGKRAIEDHFDNAFELEANLEEKQKYELLEKVQAPSKVDIYYIRQKEPKGLGHAIWCARKFIGDEPFAVLLGDDVVVAETPCLKQLINQYDQTLSSIIGVQHVPNSETHRYGIIDPGKQRGNRLYEVNDFIEKPASGKAPSNLAILGRYILMPEIFMFLENQKPGAGGEIQLTDAIQKLNEIQRVFAYDFEGTRYDVGDKIGFIKTTIDFALRNPSLRGDVLDFMKEKIKSFEDKE; the protein is encoded by the coding sequence ATGAGGAGAGTGCGAAAAGCCATCATACCAGCAGCTGGCTTGGGAACCCGTTTCTTACCGGCCACAAAGGCAATGCCAAAGGAAATGCTGCCGATTGTCGATAAACCAACGATTCAATATATCGTAGAGGAAGCAATCTGCTCAGGTATTGAGGATATCATTATCGTTACGGGTAAAGGAAAACGGGCTATTGAAGATCATTTTGACAATGCCTTCGAGCTTGAAGCCAATCTTGAGGAAAAGCAAAAGTATGAATTGCTTGAGAAGGTTCAAGCACCGTCAAAGGTAGACATTTATTATATTCGTCAGAAGGAGCCGAAAGGATTAGGCCATGCCATTTGGTGTGCCCGGAAATTTATTGGGGATGAACCATTTGCCGTCTTACTCGGAGATGATGTAGTCGTTGCTGAGACTCCGTGCTTGAAGCAATTAATTAATCAATATGACCAAACTCTATCCTCCATTATCGGTGTTCAGCATGTCCCGAATTCAGAGACACATCGGTATGGAATCATAGACCCAGGTAAGCAAAGAGGAAACAGGCTATACGAGGTGAATGATTTTATTGAAAAACCAGCCTCGGGCAAGGCACCTTCCAATCTTGCTATCCTAGGCCGATACATATTGATGCCAGAGATCTTCATGTTTCTTGAGAATCAGAAGCCTGGAGCGGGCGGTGAAATTCAATTGACCGATGCGATTCAAAAGCTGAATGAAATCCAGCGTGTATTTGCCTATGATTTTGAAGGAACGCGTTATGATGTCGGGGATAAAATCGGCTTTATTAAGACAACGATTGATTTTGCCTTGAGGAATCCATCATTACGTGGTGATGTTTTGGACTTTATGAAAGAAAAGATTAAATCTTTTGAAGACAAGGAATGA